The proteins below are encoded in one region of Microscilla marina ATCC 23134:
- a CDS encoding DUF6503 family protein: protein MRTSLIFILLAGWFLNACAPQQKKNTSQEKANNAPEKNSLSLTKEQKIVNTVIAQHGGDLYKKAQVSFDFRDIHYTYKRNGGKYQYERSFKHDSLGQVHDVLTNEGFTRRVEGKEVAVNKEWTNKYSNSINSVVYFMFLPFNLNDNAVIKKYMGETTIKGQPYHQIQVTFKQEGGGEDHSDVYMYWMHKEKNTMDYFAYSYEIHEGGVRFRAAYNPRTIEGITFLDYENYKATKGTDLSELTKMYEAGKLKLLSKIENKNIKVSLIK from the coding sequence ATGCGCACTTCCCTCATTTTTATCTTGCTTGCAGGTTGGTTTTTGAACGCCTGTGCTCCTCAACAAAAAAAAAACACCTCCCAGGAAAAAGCCAATAACGCGCCTGAAAAAAACAGCCTATCACTTACCAAGGAGCAAAAGATAGTCAATACGGTGATTGCTCAACATGGGGGTGATTTGTACAAAAAAGCCCAGGTATCGTTCGACTTCCGAGACATTCATTACACCTATAAACGTAACGGAGGAAAGTATCAATACGAGCGTAGTTTCAAACATGATTCACTGGGTCAGGTGCATGATGTGTTAACAAATGAAGGGTTTACAAGAAGAGTAGAAGGCAAGGAAGTGGCAGTGAATAAAGAATGGACAAATAAATATTCAAATTCTATCAACTCAGTGGTGTACTTTATGTTTTTGCCTTTTAATTTAAACGACAATGCAGTAATAAAAAAATATATGGGCGAAACCACCATCAAAGGGCAACCTTACCACCAAATACAGGTCACATTTAAACAAGAGGGAGGAGGAGAAGACCACTCGGATGTATATATGTATTGGATGCACAAAGAAAAAAACACGATGGATTACTTTGCTTACTCTTATGAGATACATGAGGGGGGAGTAAGGTTTAGAGCTGCTTATAACCCACGTACTATTGAGGGCATTACATTTTTGGATTACGAAAATTACAAAGCAACCAAAGGTACTGACCTTAGTGAACTCACTAAAATGTATGAAGCGGGTAAACTAAAGCTGTTGTCTAAGATTGAAAATAAAAATATCAAGGTAAGCCTGATTAAATGA
- a CDS encoding SiaB family protein kinase produces the protein MKLDVRFIKSVLTIYDELVTNGISLVYLGEFSHQITKMFTSMAEDDMDKNQEELSVKRKVYHVMVETLQNMNKHSDEIAEQGSIGKGLFMIGKKDDTYYVITSNKVSREKQPILEDMLQRINAASKTELKEMYRKQIKEGKLSTKGGAGLGLIDIARKTTGKHDYHFLPHDDNNSFFILKVEINTGKIRKEIEEFHALQKKKPKN, from the coding sequence ATGAAATTAGATGTCAGATTTATAAAATCGGTACTCACTATTTATGATGAACTAGTAACCAATGGAATTTCTTTGGTATACCTGGGTGAATTTAGTCATCAAATTACCAAAATGTTTACTTCTATGGCAGAAGATGACATGGACAAAAACCAAGAAGAACTGTCGGTCAAGCGTAAAGTGTATCATGTAATGGTAGAAACCTTACAAAACATGAATAAACACTCTGACGAAATTGCCGAGCAAGGCTCTATAGGAAAAGGGTTGTTTATGATTGGTAAAAAAGATGATACATATTATGTAATCACCTCGAATAAGGTATCGAGAGAAAAACAACCGATTCTTGAAGATATGCTCCAGCGTATTAATGCAGCAAGCAAAACGGAGCTCAAAGAAATGTACCGCAAGCAAATCAAAGAAGGTAAATTGTCTACCAAAGGAGGGGCTGGCTTAGGCTTGATTGACATTGCCCGGAAAACTACTGGAAAACATGATTATCACTTTTTGCCCCATGACGACAACAATTCTTTTTTTATTCTGAAAGTAGAAATAAACACCGGGAAAATCAGAAAAGAGATAGAAGAGTTTCATGCTTTACAGAAAAAGAAACCAAAAAACTAA
- a CDS encoding Uma2 family endonuclease, translating into MINASNKLYSPTAYLELKGTLDLSKEYFYSDWLSVANTTKNHQLIASNLVNIFSEHLKNNDAASVTGQDDVPPYLLYSDGIRFEAIKDRFYPSPDLFITQYPDEDCPVGFKREPLLAVEVLSKITDEFDRHCKLKKYMQVPTLQVYLMVSQYTFRVELYTRSQTSAPWGYENFDTLESLVSIPLINLETTVAEIYHNTGIVPKAFPPPKK; encoded by the coding sequence ATGATAAATGCATCAAATAAATTATACTCTCCAACAGCGTACCTAGAACTGAAAGGTACGCTGGACCTTAGCAAGGAATATTTCTACTCAGATTGGTTATCTGTAGCAAACACAACTAAAAACCATCAGTTGATTGCCTCTAACCTTGTCAATATTTTTTCTGAGCACTTGAAAAACAATGATGCAGCTAGTGTTACCGGGCAAGACGATGTACCTCCTTATTTATTGTACAGTGATGGTATTCGTTTTGAAGCCATCAAAGACCGGTTTTACCCCAGTCCTGACTTGTTTATTACCCAATATCCTGATGAAGACTGTCCGGTGGGCTTTAAACGAGAGCCGTTGCTTGCGGTAGAAGTGTTATCTAAAATTACTGATGAGTTTGACCGTCATTGTAAGCTCAAAAAATACATGCAAGTGCCCACCCTACAAGTATACTTAATGGTATCTCAATACACCTTCAGGGTAGAGTTGTATACACGTAGTCAAACATCTGCCCCTTGGGGGTACGAAAATTTTGACACCTTGGAAAGCCTGGTATCTATTCCTTTGATAAACCTCGAAACTACCGTGGCAGAAATATACCACAACACAGGTATTGTGCCCAAGGCTTTTCCTCCTCCTAAAAAATAA
- a CDS encoding SAM hydrolase/SAM-dependent halogenase family protein, which produces MNALVLMTDFGLRDRFVASMKGVALGINPALPIIDLTHEIAPFNIWEASQTLAHTIPYWSPGTVFVAVIDPGVGTQRRSVVALTNNDHLIVTPDNGTLTLVAQEQGIKNVYLIDEAIHRRPGSDSFHTFHGRDVYVYVGALLASGKLKLDDVGKKHTKPLTQLHIPEAEILPDAGLKGIITKTEHPYGNIVTNIPYSWIDALGASVDQKSMLQVRIWHKETPVFAETLGIVKSFGFKSAGTPLLYQDSQGNLGLAINQGNFAKVYGIGSGTDWRITTHQITTDS; this is translated from the coding sequence ATGAATGCTTTAGTTTTAATGACTGATTTTGGGCTACGCGACCGATTTGTGGCCAGCATGAAAGGGGTGGCTTTAGGAATAAACCCTGCGTTGCCTATCATAGATCTTACGCACGAAATTGCTCCTTTTAATATTTGGGAAGCTAGTCAAACACTGGCACACACTATTCCTTACTGGAGTCCCGGAACTGTATTTGTGGCAGTAATTGACCCAGGAGTAGGTACTCAACGCCGTTCGGTAGTGGCGCTTACCAATAACGATCACCTGATTGTCACCCCAGACAATGGCACCCTTACTCTGGTAGCTCAAGAGCAAGGCATTAAAAACGTATACCTTATTGACGAAGCAATACACCGACGTCCTGGTTCTGACTCTTTCCATACGTTTCATGGCAGAGATGTATATGTGTATGTGGGGGCACTACTTGCCAGTGGTAAACTAAAGCTCGATGATGTAGGAAAAAAACACACAAAACCTTTGACCCAACTACACATACCCGAAGCTGAAATATTGCCTGATGCAGGGCTAAAAGGAATCATTACTAAGACAGAGCACCCTTATGGCAATATTGTTACTAATATACCTTATTCATGGATAGATGCTTTGGGAGCGAGTGTAGATCAAAAATCTATGCTTCAGGTAAGGATTTGGCACAAAGAAACACCTGTATTTGCCGAAACGCTTGGAATAGTAAAAAGCTTTGGGTTTAAAAGTGCTGGAACTCCTTTGTTATACCAAGATTCACAGGGTAATCTGGGGCTGGCAATCAACCAAGGGAATTTTGCCAAGGTATATGGTATAGGGTCAGGCACCGATTGGCGCATAACAACACATCAGATAACCACTGATTCTTAA
- a CDS encoding glycosyltransferase family 4 protein, which translates to MHILQICNGRVPVQKYGGTERVVWWLSKELHKRGHQITLLVPEGSNAGFAKVLTYNPALSIDQQIPEEVDIVHAHLPITQPLSKPYVVTMHGNSGPGENYDIHTIFVSHNHAQRHQAEAFVYNGLGLDDYGTITLNASRQHLLFLGQDRKEKNLKGCQYIANKTGETLVAGGAEKKKPLLSFQKDNTIYKGMVGGEDKLELLRHSKALLFPVLWDEPFGLAMTESLYFGAPVFGTCYGSLPEIITKEVGFLSNSKEELVAAVQNLQDFDAQACHEYVCDNFSAKQMTDKYLMYYEKVLNGESINAARPQSTLTKKFKRYKF; encoded by the coding sequence ATGCATATTTTACAAATCTGTAATGGCAGGGTGCCTGTGCAAAAATACGGTGGTACTGAACGAGTAGTATGGTGGTTGAGTAAAGAGTTGCACAAAAGGGGGCATCAAATCACTTTATTGGTGCCTGAGGGGTCAAATGCAGGCTTTGCCAAAGTACTTACTTACAACCCTGCGCTAAGCATTGACCAACAAATACCCGAAGAAGTAGATATAGTACATGCCCACCTTCCTATTACTCAGCCATTGAGTAAGCCTTATGTAGTAACCATGCATGGCAATAGTGGTCCTGGTGAAAACTATGATATCCATACTATTTTTGTATCACATAATCACGCACAACGCCATCAGGCAGAAGCCTTTGTATACAATGGGTTGGGGTTAGACGACTACGGAACCATTACATTAAATGCGTCGAGGCAACACTTGCTTTTTTTGGGGCAAGACAGAAAAGAGAAGAACTTGAAAGGATGCCAATATATAGCCAATAAAACTGGAGAAACATTGGTAGCAGGGGGAGCAGAAAAGAAAAAACCTTTGTTGAGTTTTCAAAAAGACAATACTATATACAAAGGAATGGTAGGAGGCGAAGATAAGCTTGAACTGTTGCGACATAGCAAAGCTTTGTTATTTCCAGTGCTCTGGGATGAACCTTTTGGTTTGGCTATGACCGAAAGCTTGTATTTTGGTGCTCCTGTATTTGGCACTTGCTATGGGTCGTTACCCGAAATTATCACTAAAGAAGTGGGCTTTTTATCTAATAGTAAGGAGGAGTTGGTGGCTGCCGTTCAAAACTTGCAGGACTTTGACGCTCAAGCCTGCCACGAATATGTTTGCGACAATTTTTCGGCAAAACAAATGACAGACAAGTACTTGATGTACTATGAGAAGGTTCTAAACGGTGAAAGTATCAACGCCGCCAGACCTCAATCAACGCTCACCAAAAAATTTAAGCGGTATAAATTTTAA
- a CDS encoding ABC transporter ATP-binding protein has translation MKTFFRILSFAQPLSKYAIPYFIYSIFATIFGVLNFTLLIPLLKVLFGKAEVKEVPKEPVFELSKAFQYLLDYFNYFFKKLVFTEGAYSALIFVCIIFLASIFLSNIFLYLSIRVKEYMRARVIENVRATFFEKVTSLHLGYFSDQKKGDLMSRITSDANYLEWAVIHSLELLFKHPIQLVSFFIVLFYISVPLTLFTLVFLPVSATIIAFLNNKLKKQSYSLQESQAVIMSILDETLGGLRVIKGFNAISYIRSKFDQENKHYGDVVRAMARTREMASPISEATGALVVVGILLYGGSLILREQPLLQPTEFITYIILFSQVMRPAKGLTVASSGVQVGLAAGNRIFNILDEAVKINDKENALELKEFKSEIEFKDVHFRYEEDWVLQGINFKLEKGKTVALVGKTGSGKSTIADLIPRFYDIQKGGIYIDGENLQDYRLGSVLQHIGIVSQEAVLFNDTIFNNIAFSVEDATYAQVERAAKIANAHDFIVEKPQGYQTLVGDRGDKLSGGQRQRITIARAVLKNPSILLLDEATAAMDPKTEQLVQDAINNLMQNRTSLVIAHRLSTIQNADEILVVREGHIVERGTHAELLLQENGEYADLHASGIR, from the coding sequence ATGAAAACTTTTTTTAGAATACTTTCATTTGCTCAGCCGCTGAGCAAATATGCTATTCCTTACTTTATATACTCCATATTTGCCACCATATTTGGGGTACTTAACTTTACCCTCTTAATTCCCCTGTTAAAAGTACTATTTGGTAAAGCAGAAGTGAAAGAAGTTCCAAAAGAACCAGTTTTTGAACTGAGCAAAGCATTTCAATACTTACTCGATTATTTTAATTATTTTTTCAAAAAACTGGTATTTACCGAAGGCGCCTACTCAGCCTTGATATTTGTTTGCATTATATTTCTTGCGTCTATTTTCTTATCCAATATATTCCTTTATTTATCTATAAGGGTAAAAGAGTATATGCGGGCAAGGGTGATAGAAAATGTAAGGGCTACTTTTTTTGAGAAAGTAACCTCTTTACATCTGGGCTATTTTTCTGACCAAAAGAAAGGCGATTTAATGTCGCGTATTACCAGTGATGCCAACTACCTGGAGTGGGCGGTAATTCATAGCTTAGAGCTACTTTTCAAACACCCCATACAACTAGTAAGCTTCTTCATTGTGCTATTTTATATTTCGGTACCACTCACTTTGTTTACACTGGTATTTTTGCCTGTATCTGCTACCATTATTGCTTTTCTGAACAACAAGCTCAAAAAACAATCTTACTCACTGCAAGAGTCTCAGGCAGTGATTATGAGTATTCTGGATGAAACACTCGGTGGCTTAAGGGTAATCAAAGGCTTTAATGCGATTAGTTATATAAGGAGCAAGTTTGACCAAGAAAATAAACATTACGGCGATGTAGTACGCGCAATGGCTCGTACCCGCGAAATGGCATCACCTATATCAGAGGCTACCGGAGCTTTGGTAGTTGTAGGTATATTATTGTACGGTGGTAGCCTTATTCTACGAGAACAACCTTTATTGCAGCCTACCGAGTTTATTACTTATATTATTTTATTCTCGCAAGTAATGCGTCCCGCAAAAGGGCTAACTGTAGCTTCAAGTGGTGTACAGGTAGGTTTGGCAGCAGGCAATCGTATTTTTAATATTCTGGATGAAGCGGTGAAAATTAACGACAAGGAAAATGCACTGGAATTAAAAGAGTTTAAAAGCGAGATTGAGTTCAAAGATGTACACTTTCGCTACGAAGAAGATTGGGTTCTCCAAGGGATTAATTTTAAACTGGAAAAGGGTAAAACTGTAGCCTTGGTAGGCAAAACCGGAAGTGGCAAGTCTACCATTGCCGATTTGATTCCTCGCTTTTATGATATACAAAAAGGTGGAATTTATATTGATGGTGAAAACCTACAGGATTATCGATTAGGTTCGGTATTGCAACACATTGGCATTGTAAGTCAGGAAGCGGTACTGTTCAATGATACTATATTCAATAACATTGCTTTTTCGGTAGAAGATGCTACCTATGCACAAGTAGAAAGGGCGGCAAAAATAGCCAATGCCCACGACTTTATTGTAGAAAAGCCTCAGGGCTATCAAACTTTGGTAGGAGATAGGGGTGATAAGTTGTCGGGTGGACAGCGGCAACGAATTACGATTGCAAGGGCGGTACTTAAAAACCCTTCTATTCTGTTATTAGATGAAGCTACTGCGGCGATGGATCCTAAAACAGAGCAATTGGTACAAGACGCCATCAATAATCTGATGCAAAACCGAACATCTTTAGTGATTGCTCACCGTTTGAGCACCATTCAGAATGCAGATGAAATATTAGTGGTGAGAGAAGGGCACATTGTAGAGCGTGGAACTCACGCTGAATTACTTTTACAGGAGAATGGAGAATATGCTGATTTACACGCAAGTGGGATAAGATAA
- a CDS encoding DUF1987 domain-containing protein, whose product MENLTIEATEYKPRIDFDANSGVLEVSKNSYGEYTLEFFKPVFEWLKEYTQEEGRKIELNFKMTYFNTSTSRRFLEILNILEDYYENKGGEVKVNWYYDENDMDMLEQGEDYLEDVSLPLNLIPL is encoded by the coding sequence ATGGAAAATTTAACCATAGAGGCTACTGAGTATAAACCGCGCATTGATTTTGATGCAAACTCTGGCGTATTAGAAGTTTCGAAAAACTCTTACGGAGAGTATACATTAGAATTTTTTAAGCCGGTATTCGAATGGCTCAAAGAATATACTCAGGAAGAAGGCAGAAAAATCGAGTTAAATTTTAAAATGACTTACTTTAATACCAGTACGTCACGCCGTTTTTTGGAGATACTCAACATATTGGAAGATTATTACGAAAACAAGGGTGGAGAAGTAAAAGTGAACTGGTACTATGATGAAAACGACATGGACATGCTGGAACAAGGAGAAGACTATCTAGAGGATGTGAGCCTACCTCTAAACTTGATTCCTTTATAG
- a CDS encoding CHASE2 domain-containing protein has translation MAFKINKKKVLRVSALSFSNALLMMWLTFTLLSYPYVFFDEFPLIRYSSAVKNLILKWEKPPNPDRFAFINIAWDKALIDKNDSEGFPIGYQPITDREKLAQFFTILSKKPNYKFMVCDIEFKDSTEYDSTMLAAIKKLPRMAVSYHRDDNDKPVHPDVKIPKSKLSLSDLEKTSQKAVKFKLFHNDSLKSTPLIMYEGIHPGEKFEKNTFYYSLGGRPIFNSFIIDYRIRPYGFSGDAQVNDSTHNKKGKAKAKPVQYSKIYLGELLALLETDDDGNVVSADGVHEFVKDRIVFIGDFTLTNGNDIHETIYGDTQGPLILLNAFLALENRDNQIKAGFVIYLLLAYWFISFITFYYRTIYGKWIQKLTRKSDAGSFLASMTVFASYFMVISIVSFFLFNIHVGTIILAFYMNLIEKGKNLFNNKFSPKQEEEKAV, from the coding sequence ATGGCGTTCAAAATCAATAAGAAAAAAGTACTGCGCGTATCAGCATTGAGCTTTTCTAATGCATTGCTGATGATGTGGCTAACATTTACGTTATTGAGCTATCCTTATGTATTCTTTGATGAGTTCCCGCTCATTCGTTATTCATCGGCGGTAAAAAACCTCATACTTAAATGGGAAAAACCACCCAACCCTGATCGATTTGCCTTTATAAATATTGCCTGGGACAAGGCTTTGATTGATAAAAACGACAGTGAAGGGTTTCCGATTGGTTATCAACCCATTACCGACCGCGAAAAGCTTGCTCAGTTTTTTACTATTCTCAGCAAAAAACCCAACTACAAATTTATGGTATGCGACATAGAATTTAAAGACTCTACTGAATATGACTCGACTATGTTGGCTGCCATCAAAAAACTCCCCCGAATGGCGGTATCTTATCATCGCGACGACAACGACAAACCTGTGCATCCAGATGTAAAAATACCCAAGAGTAAATTATCGCTGTCTGATTTAGAGAAAACATCTCAAAAAGCAGTTAAATTCAAGCTTTTTCATAACGATTCGCTTAAGTCTACCCCACTCATTATGTATGAAGGTATACACCCTGGCGAAAAGTTTGAAAAAAATACCTTTTATTACTCTTTAGGTGGACGCCCTATCTTTAATTCTTTCATCATCGACTACCGCATTCGTCCTTATGGTTTTAGCGGCGATGCTCAGGTAAACGACAGCACTCATAACAAAAAAGGAAAGGCAAAAGCAAAACCTGTACAGTATAGCAAGATATACCTGGGAGAGTTGCTTGCTTTGCTTGAAACCGATGACGATGGTAATGTTGTAAGTGCCGATGGGGTACATGAGTTTGTCAAAGATCGTATTGTATTTATTGGCGATTTTACGCTCACCAATGGCAACGATATACACGAAACAATTTACGGTGACACACAAGGTCCTCTGATTTTATTAAATGCTTTTTTGGCACTCGAAAACCGAGATAATCAAATTAAAGCAGGTTTTGTAATTTATTTGTTGTTAGCTTACTGGTTCATATCCTTTATTACTTTTTATTATAGAACCATTTATGGCAAGTGGATACAAAAACTGACCAGAAAGAGTGATGCAGGCAGTTTTTTGGCTTCAATGACTGTATTTGCTTCTTATTTTATGGTTATTTCAATTGTTTCCTTCTTTTTGTTCAATATTCACGTAGGAACCATTATTCTGGCATTTTATATGAACTTGATCGAAAAGGGTAAAAACCTCTTCAATAATAAATTTTCGCCTAAACAAGAAGAAGAAAAAGCAGTTTAG
- a CDS encoding ApaLI family restriction endonuclease: MFRIEQLNKAELIEYCKKIGIEEVVGKSKEELKTAISIHFDNEVLGSITSGQATSLLTQKIELLAEEYAANLQLKVLKRKQEMINDDNSHYLIYRVLGIARQEGRLIDEYQNTGRFLYKYAGSFLEEATSICLKFNNLKGGKRFVKNTQGKKPKNFEIDFVDGQYAFEIKWRDATTDGDHITKEHTRIQVVKSQGYIPVRIMFYYPQRLQAQKIQATLKTLYTGVGGTYYVGDDAWSFVREHTGYDLKSILINIANKRMPENGSK, from the coding sequence ATGTTTAGAATAGAACAGTTAAATAAAGCAGAACTTATAGAGTATTGTAAAAAAATAGGTATCGAGGAGGTCGTTGGTAAAAGCAAAGAAGAGCTAAAAACAGCTATTAGTATTCATTTTGATAATGAGGTATTAGGGTCTATAACTTCAGGTCAGGCAACGAGCTTATTAACTCAAAAAATTGAATTGCTTGCAGAAGAATATGCCGCTAATCTGCAACTTAAAGTTTTGAAGCGTAAGCAAGAAATGATAAACGATGATAATTCACATTATTTAATATATCGTGTGTTAGGCATTGCTAGACAAGAAGGGAGGTTGATAGATGAATATCAAAATACAGGTCGTTTTTTATATAAATATGCAGGTTCTTTTCTCGAAGAAGCAACTTCAATATGTTTGAAGTTTAATAATCTTAAAGGTGGTAAAAGATTTGTGAAAAATACTCAAGGTAAAAAGCCTAAAAATTTTGAAATAGACTTTGTAGATGGACAATATGCCTTTGAGATTAAGTGGAGGGATGCCACTACAGATGGTGATCATATTACCAAAGAACATACTAGAATACAGGTAGTCAAAAGTCAGGGGTATATACCAGTTCGCATTATGTTTTATTACCCTCAAAGATTACAAGCACAAAAAATACAGGCAACTTTAAAAACTTTGTATACAGGTGTTGGAGGAACGTATTATGTGGGTGATGATGCCTGGAGTTTTGTTCGGGAGCATACAGGCTATGATTTAAAAAGTATATTGATAAATATTGCAAATAAACGAATGCCAGAAAATGGAAGTAAATAA
- a CDS encoding DNA-methyltransferase, with protein sequence MEVNKLYQGHCIEILRKLEADSVDLVYFDPPFFTQKNHTLTNRDGSKKYQFSDHWKSLDSYLVLIEGCLIESRRVLKNSGSVFLHCDKTVSHHIRTVLDKVFGVKNFRSEIIWSYKRWSNSKKGLLNAHQNIYFYSKTKEFKFNQYYTDYAPSTNVDQILQERKKTANGKSVYKTDDSGKVILGKEKKGVPLSDVWEIPYLNPKAKERVGYPTQKPVLLLKQILNVGSNKGDLIVDPFCGSGTTCVAAKSLERNFIGIDSSEEAISLANQRLQDMLITDSALLKKGAKSYIEKTEEELNLLKSIDAIPVQRNLGIDGFLKNHFNDKPVPIKIQTKSESLEDAIEKLEKACKGKGYQLKIVLQTKSNIENNRLFDLASDVKVIKSSHLLLVELQEQMMNKLIHK encoded by the coding sequence ATGGAAGTAAATAAATTATATCAAGGGCATTGTATAGAGATTTTAAGAAAACTAGAGGCTGATTCGGTAGATTTAGTTTATTTTGATCCTCCCTTTTTTACTCAGAAGAATCACACATTAACTAATAGAGATGGTAGCAAAAAGTATCAGTTTAGTGATCATTGGAAGTCTTTAGATAGTTATTTAGTTTTAATAGAAGGGTGTCTAATAGAAAGTCGAAGGGTGCTTAAAAACTCAGGAAGTGTTTTTTTGCATTGTGACAAAACAGTGTCTCATCATATAAGAACAGTATTAGACAAGGTTTTTGGGGTAAAAAACTTTAGAAGTGAAATTATATGGAGTTACAAAAGGTGGTCAAACTCTAAAAAAGGTTTGCTAAACGCTCATCAGAATATTTATTTTTATTCAAAAACTAAAGAGTTTAAGTTTAATCAATATTATACCGACTATGCCCCAAGTACCAATGTTGATCAGATTTTACAGGAGAGAAAGAAAACAGCTAATGGGAAGTCTGTATATAAAACAGATGACAGTGGTAAGGTTATATTAGGCAAAGAAAAGAAAGGGGTACCTTTATCAGATGTTTGGGAAATTCCTTATTTGAATCCAAAGGCTAAAGAGAGAGTTGGGTATCCCACCCAAAAACCTGTATTATTATTAAAACAAATATTAAACGTAGGAAGTAATAAAGGGGATTTAATAGTAGATCCTTTTTGTGGAAGTGGAACTACTTGTGTGGCAGCTAAAAGCCTAGAACGAAATTTTATAGGCATTGATAGTTCGGAGGAAGCCATTAGTCTGGCTAACCAAAGGTTACAGGATATGTTAATTACTGATTCAGCGTTGTTGAAAAAGGGAGCAAAAAGTTATATAGAAAAAACAGAAGAAGAGCTTAACCTTTTAAAAAGTATAGATGCTATACCTGTACAAAGAAACTTAGGGATTGATGGTTTTCTTAAAAATCACTTTAATGATAAACCCGTTCCTATCAAGATTCAGACAAAATCAGAGAGTTTAGAAGATGCAATTGAAAAGCTGGAAAAAGCCTGCAAAGGAAAAGGTTATCAATTAAAAATTGTATTACAAACTAAATCAAATATAGAGAATAACCGCTTATTTGATTTAGCTTCTGATGTAAAAGTAATTAAGTCGAGTCATCTACTTTTGGTAGAGCTTCAAGAGCAAATGATGAATAAACTGATACATAAGTAA